A genome region from Stenotrophomonas maltophilia includes the following:
- a CDS encoding RNA polymerase sigma factor — protein MTTFAASIDQTLERELPAAASGCQHAYGRIVLACQNTVTAIALAITRDRQASEDIAQEAFVKGWQQLHQLRSSTSFLPWLRQITRNLARDWLRAQRGRPLSGEAAEVALGMAADPSPSTADRLQRVEEEIAAEDIISALPADSREVLLLYYREGQRSQQVADLLGLSDAAVRKRLSRARALVRDGLLQRFGEFARSSAPSAAFATAVVSMVLVAAPGTASAAILLSTGVGIGGSKLGLGGASAAGGTAMGTLTATLGQLHVIPAENWGAIAGAVIGGAIGSYLGARFLMSYTGTEDERTQVRRFVRINTGTGLAWCLVMLVATLLQVPMWSQLLLLALGLAVVNYQCLVPLQRLMAPMIARDSARRGRSGTNWKFESLYGRTGIIGANVFVIALVVYSLMRSGNL, from the coding sequence ATGACGACGTTCGCCGCATCGATCGACCAGACCCTGGAACGCGAACTGCCGGCCGCCGCCAGCGGTTGCCAGCACGCCTATGGCCGAATCGTTCTGGCCTGCCAGAACACGGTCACTGCCATCGCGCTGGCCATCACCCGCGACCGCCAGGCCAGCGAGGACATTGCTCAGGAAGCCTTCGTGAAGGGCTGGCAGCAGCTGCACCAGCTGCGCAGCTCGACCAGCTTCCTGCCGTGGCTGCGGCAGATCACCCGCAACCTGGCCCGTGACTGGTTGCGTGCGCAACGTGGCCGGCCCCTCTCCGGCGAGGCGGCCGAAGTGGCGCTGGGGATGGCCGCCGATCCGTCGCCGAGCACAGCCGACCGGTTGCAGCGTGTGGAAGAAGAGATCGCCGCCGAGGACATCATCTCCGCCCTGCCCGCCGACAGCCGCGAAGTACTGCTGCTGTACTACCGCGAGGGCCAGCGCTCGCAGCAGGTGGCCGACCTGCTCGGGCTCAGCGACGCGGCGGTGCGCAAGCGCCTGTCACGCGCCCGCGCCCTGGTGCGTGACGGCCTGTTGCAGCGCTTCGGCGAGTTCGCCCGCAGCAGTGCACCGAGCGCCGCGTTCGCCACCGCCGTGGTGTCGATGGTGCTGGTCGCAGCGCCGGGTACGGCCAGTGCTGCGATCCTGCTCAGCACTGGTGTCGGCATCGGTGGCAGCAAGCTCGGCCTGGGCGGCGCCAGCGCTGCCGGCGGGACCGCAATGGGCACGCTGACCGCTACGCTGGGCCAGCTGCACGTGATCCCGGCCGAAAACTGGGGGGCGATCGCCGGTGCCGTCATCGGCGGTGCGATCGGCAGCTACCTCGGTGCGCGCTTCCTGATGTCGTACACCGGGACCGAAGACGAACGTACGCAGGTGCGACGCTTTGTGCGTATCAACACCGGCACCGGCCTGGCCTGGTGCCTGGTAATGCTGGTGGCGACGTTGTTGCAGGTGCCGATGTGGAGCCAGTTGCTGCTGTTGGCACTGGGTCTGGCCGTGGTCAACTACCAGTGCCTGGTGCCGCTGCAGCGCCTGATGGCACCGATGATCGCACGTGATTCAGCGAGGCGCGGCCGCAGTGGAACCAACTGGAAATTCGAATCCCTGTATGGCCGCACCGGCATCATCGGCGCGAACGTGTTCGTGATCGCCCTGGTGGTGTATTCGCTGATGCGCAGCGGAAACCTGTAA
- a CDS encoding EF-hand domain-containing protein, which translates to MIRTPLLLALLLATSASGIALAADTPAAPTQRLAKLDTNGDGVIDRSEAAVNPRLAAKFDQLDKNKDGKLSRDELPRWQHGRRGHGGERWAKLDVNKDGRISREEAKADPRLTARFDQLDLNKDGYLDKADRELRMKQRRDAWFAAADTNKDGQLSKAEFDAAKGPMHGGPRHGGPRDGSVPKPQPQR; encoded by the coding sequence ATGATCCGTACCCCCCTGTTGCTGGCCCTGCTGCTTGCCACCTCCGCTTCCGGCATCGCGCTGGCGGCCGATACCCCGGCCGCGCCGACACAGCGCCTGGCCAAGCTGGACACCAACGGCGACGGCGTCATCGATCGCAGCGAGGCCGCTGTCAACCCGCGTCTGGCCGCGAAGTTCGACCAGCTGGACAAGAACAAGGATGGCAAGCTTTCGCGCGATGAACTGCCGCGCTGGCAGCATGGTCGCCGTGGCCACGGCGGCGAGCGCTGGGCCAAGCTGGACGTCAACAAGGACGGGCGCATCAGCCGCGAGGAAGCCAAGGCCGATCCGCGCCTGACCGCGCGCTTCGACCAGCTCGACCTCAACAAGGACGGCTACCTCGACAAGGCCGACCGCGAGCTGCGCATGAAGCAGCGCCGTGATGCCTGGTTCGCTGCCGCCGACACCAACAAGGACGGCCAGTTGAGCAAGGCCGAGTTCGACGCAGCCAAGGGCCCGATGCACGGCGGCCCGCGTCATGGCGGTCCGCGCGATGGCAGCGTGCCGAAGCCGCAGCCGCAGCGCTGA
- a CDS encoding arginyltransferase has translation MAIHGDRDDELRLFQTGEHPCGYWSDRVARDLVLDPHDRRLGGLYPLALSWGFRRSGDLVYRPHCAHCQACVAVRIPVARFAPDRSQRRCAARNDDLEVRITAATARDDLFALYHRYLTHRHANGGMDDHGPHEFEQFLIGSWSHTRFMEMRLPGRDGQPSQLLGVAVTDVTEHGLSAVYTFFDPDHAARGLGTFAILQQIEWARREGLPHVYLGYWIRGHQKMDYKRRFHPLEAYDGRRWHDFDNELDGR, from the coding sequence ATGGCGATACACGGCGACAGAGACGACGAACTGCGGCTTTTCCAGACCGGCGAGCACCCCTGCGGGTACTGGTCGGACCGGGTGGCGCGCGACCTGGTGCTGGACCCGCACGATCGCCGCCTGGGCGGGCTGTATCCGCTGGCACTGAGCTGGGGCTTCCGCCGCAGCGGCGACCTGGTCTACCGGCCGCATTGTGCGCATTGCCAGGCCTGCGTGGCGGTGCGCATCCCGGTGGCCCGCTTCGCCCCGGACCGCAGCCAGCGCCGCTGTGCCGCCCGCAATGACGACCTGGAGGTGCGGATCACCGCCGCCACCGCCCGTGACGATCTGTTCGCGCTGTACCACCGCTACCTCACCCACCGCCACGCCAATGGCGGCATGGACGACCACGGGCCGCACGAGTTCGAGCAGTTCCTGATCGGCAGCTGGTCACACACCCGCTTCATGGAGATGCGCCTGCCCGGCCGCGACGGCCAGCCCAGCCAGCTGCTGGGGGTGGCAGTGACCGACGTCACCGAGCATGGCCTGTCGGCAGTCTATACCTTCTTCGACCCGGACCACGCCGCGCGCGGGCTGGGCACCTTCGCGATCCTGCAGCAGATCGAGTGGGCCCGCCGCGAGGGGCTGCCGCACGTGTACCTGGGCTACTGGATCCGCGGCCACCAGAAGATGGACTACAAGCGCCGCTTCCATCCGCTGGAGGCGTACGACGGCCGCCGCTGGCACGATTTCGACAACGAACTGGACGGGCGCTGA
- a CDS encoding endonuclease/exonuclease/phosphatase family protein, whose translation MNAKPLIFALALLCGATAPAFATSPAMTEKPSTALRLATYNTSLYSDDAGGLIKELEGDSEHARKIAAVLQQVRPDLVLLNEFDFDDAHRAAELFQKRYLEVAQPGGGKPLHFAYRYLAPVNTGVPSGLDLDNNGVVGGEGRSRGNDAWGYGLHPGQYGMLVLSRYPIDEAKVRSFQLLKWSAMPGAIRPVDPRTGQSFYNDHVWSQLRLSSKSHWDVPVKTPAGVVHALVSHPTPPVFDGPEKRNAARNHDELRLWQEYLSSGDKPWLCDDKGQCGGLAQDARFVILGDLNNDPVDGDGRHEAIVELIENARVLRYPTPRSVGGEQTSLAYAAKGIERKGAPFHATGDFGPKSGTMRLDYVLPSTGFEYVGSGIFWPANESPEAKIADGSDHHLVWVDVKP comes from the coding sequence ATGAACGCCAAACCCCTGATCTTCGCCCTGGCCCTGCTCTGCGGCGCCACCGCCCCCGCCTTCGCCACGTCCCCCGCGATGACCGAAAAGCCGTCCACTGCGCTGCGCCTGGCCACCTACAACACTTCGCTGTACTCCGACGACGCCGGCGGCCTGATCAAGGAGCTGGAAGGCGACAGCGAACACGCGCGCAAGATCGCCGCGGTACTGCAGCAGGTGCGCCCGGACCTGGTGCTGCTGAACGAGTTCGATTTCGACGACGCCCACCGCGCCGCCGAGCTGTTCCAGAAACGCTACCTGGAAGTGGCCCAGCCCGGCGGCGGCAAGCCACTGCACTTCGCCTACCGCTACCTGGCCCCGGTCAACACCGGCGTGCCGAGCGGCCTGGACCTGGACAACAACGGCGTGGTCGGCGGCGAAGGCCGCAGCCGCGGCAATGACGCCTGGGGATACGGCCTGCACCCGGGCCAGTACGGCATGCTGGTGCTGTCGCGCTACCCGATCGATGAAGCCAAGGTGCGCAGCTTCCAGCTGCTGAAGTGGAGCGCGATGCCCGGCGCAATCCGCCCGGTCGATCCACGTACCGGCCAGAGCTTCTACAACGACCACGTGTGGTCGCAGCTCCGCCTGTCCTCGAAGTCGCATTGGGACGTGCCGGTGAAGACCCCGGCCGGCGTGGTGCATGCGCTGGTATCACACCCGACCCCGCCGGTGTTCGATGGCCCGGAAAAGCGCAACGCTGCGCGCAACCACGACGAACTGCGCCTGTGGCAGGAGTACCTGTCCAGCGGTGACAAGCCGTGGCTGTGCGACGACAAGGGCCAATGCGGTGGCCTGGCGCAGGACGCGCGCTTCGTGATCCTCGGCGACCTCAACAACGACCCGGTCGATGGCGATGGCCGCCATGAGGCGATCGTCGAGCTGATCGAGAACGCCCGCGTGCTGCGCTACCCCACCCCGCGCAGCGTCGGCGGCGAGCAGACCAGCCTGGCTTATGCGGCCAAGGGCATCGAGCGCAAGGGCGCGCCGTTCCACGCCACCGGCGATTTCGGCCCGAAGTCCGGCACCATGCGCCTGGATTACGTGCTGCCCTCGACCGGTTTCGAGTATGTGGGCAGCGGCATCTTCTGGCCGGCCAATGAAAGCCCGGAGGCGAAGATCGCCGACGGCAGCGACCACCACCTGGTGTGGGTGGATGTGAAGCCGTAA
- the purT gene encoding formate-dependent phosphoribosylglycinamide formyltransferase: protein MAKLGTPLSPSATRVLLLGSGELGKEVAIELQRLGVEVIAADRYADAPAMQVAHRAHVIDMLDAMALRALIAQEQPHLVVPEIEAIHTETLVQLEQEQGLQVIPTARAARLTMDREGIRRLAAETLGLPTSPYRFVDTEAEYRAAVAAIGLPCVVKPVMSSSGKGQSTLRSEADIAPAWDYAQTGGRAGAGRCIVEGFIDFDYEITLLTVRHAGGTSFCAPIGHLQKDGDYRESWQPQPMSSAALARAEEISRAITDDLGGWGLFGVELFVKGDEVWFSEVSPRPHDTGLVTLVSQELSEFALHARAILGLPIPVIRQSGPSASCALLAHGEGVPYFNNVAAALQVPDTAVRLFGKPSVHGHRRVGVTLARAETIDEARAIARDAADAIGVELRP from the coding sequence ATGGCCAAGCTTGGAACTCCGTTGTCCCCCTCCGCCACCCGCGTGCTGCTGCTGGGCTCGGGCGAACTCGGCAAGGAGGTGGCCATCGAGCTGCAGCGGCTGGGCGTGGAAGTGATCGCGGCCGACCGCTACGCCGATGCGCCGGCCATGCAGGTTGCGCACCGCGCGCACGTGATCGACATGCTGGACGCGATGGCGCTGCGCGCGCTGATCGCCCAGGAACAGCCGCACCTGGTAGTGCCGGAGATCGAGGCCATCCACACCGAGACCCTGGTGCAGCTGGAGCAGGAGCAGGGCCTGCAGGTGATCCCGACCGCGCGCGCCGCGCGCCTGACCATGGACCGCGAAGGCATCCGCCGCCTGGCCGCCGAGACCCTGGGCCTGCCGACCTCGCCGTACCGCTTCGTCGATACCGAGGCCGAGTACCGCGCCGCAGTGGCCGCCATTGGCCTGCCGTGCGTGGTCAAGCCGGTGATGTCGTCCTCGGGCAAGGGCCAGAGTACCCTGCGCAGCGAGGCGGACATCGCCCCGGCCTGGGACTACGCGCAGACCGGTGGCCGTGCCGGTGCTGGCCGCTGCATCGTCGAAGGTTTCATCGATTTCGATTACGAGATCACCCTGCTGACCGTGCGCCACGCTGGCGGGACGTCGTTCTGCGCACCGATCGGCCACCTGCAGAAGGACGGTGACTACCGCGAAAGCTGGCAGCCGCAGCCGATGTCCAGCGCGGCACTGGCGCGCGCGGAAGAGATCTCGCGCGCGATCACCGACGACCTCGGTGGCTGGGGCCTGTTCGGTGTCGAGCTGTTCGTGAAGGGCGACGAAGTGTGGTTCAGCGAAGTGTCGCCGCGCCCGCACGATACCGGTCTGGTGACCCTGGTATCGCAGGAGCTGAGTGAGTTCGCGCTGCATGCGCGCGCCATCCTCGGCCTGCCGATCCCGGTGATCCGCCAGAGCGGCCCGTCGGCCTCGTGCGCGCTGCTGGCGCACGGTGAGGGCGTGCCGTACTTCAACAACGTCGCAGCTGCGCTGCAGGTGCCGGATACCGCGGTGCGCCTGTTCGGCAAGCCGAGCGTGCATGGTCATCGCCGCGTGGGCGTGACCCTGGCGCGCGCCGAGACCATCGACGAAGCGCGAGCAATCGCGCGTGATGCCGCCGACGCCATCGGCGTCGAACTGCGTCCATAA
- a CDS encoding SPFH domain-containing protein: MKEKSLASLNGLGTLAGSLLAALAGGALFVLGVAAKASTGSPNLLLMLAGVLVVAAAVFILAGLYTIQPNQAAVLSLFGKYVGTVKDNGLRWNNPFYAKRRVSQRVRNFESGKLKVNELDGSPIEIAAVIVWQVVDASEAVYNVDDYESFVHIQSESALRAMATSYPYDQHEDGQLALRSHASEISQHLKNELAERLADAGVQVIDARISHLAYAAEIAQAMLQRQQANAVIAARTRIVAGAVGMVEMALAELQKNGVVELDEERKAHMVSNLLTVLCSDRGTQPIVNAGSLY; encoded by the coding sequence ATGAAAGAGAAGTCGCTTGCCTCCCTCAACGGTCTCGGCACCCTGGCCGGATCCCTGCTGGCCGCGCTGGCCGGCGGCGCGCTGTTCGTGCTGGGGGTGGCGGCCAAGGCCAGCACCGGCTCGCCCAACCTGCTGCTGATGCTGGCCGGCGTGCTGGTGGTCGCTGCCGCAGTCTTCATCCTGGCCGGCCTGTACACCATCCAGCCCAACCAGGCGGCAGTGCTGAGCCTGTTCGGCAAGTACGTCGGTACCGTCAAGGACAACGGCCTGCGCTGGAACAACCCCTTCTACGCCAAGCGCCGGGTCAGCCAGCGCGTGCGCAACTTCGAGAGCGGCAAGCTGAAGGTCAACGAGCTGGACGGCAGCCCGATCGAGATCGCCGCCGTGATCGTCTGGCAGGTGGTCGACGCCTCCGAAGCGGTCTACAACGTGGACGACTACGAGAGCTTCGTACACATCCAGTCCGAATCCGCGCTGCGTGCGATGGCGACCAGCTATCCCTACGACCAGCACGAGGACGGCCAGCTGGCACTGCGCAGCCATGCCAGCGAGATCTCCCAGCACCTGAAGAACGAGCTGGCCGAACGCTTGGCCGATGCCGGCGTGCAGGTGATCGACGCGCGCATCAGCCACCTTGCCTACGCCGCCGAGATCGCCCAGGCCATGCTGCAGCGCCAGCAGGCCAACGCGGTGATCGCTGCACGCACGCGCATCGTGGCTGGTGCCGTCGGCATGGTCGAAATGGCCCTGGCCGAACTGCAGAAGAACGGCGTGGTTGAACTGGACGAGGAACGCAAGGCGCACATGGTCAGCAACCTGCTGACCGTGCTGTGCTCGGACCGCGGCACCCAACCGATCGTCAACGCCGGTTCGCTGTACTGA
- a CDS encoding DUF4177 domain-containing protein, which produces MSTRWSYQTIEVKTTMMGTLKAEDIQSELTRQGQLGWELVNVIIPAPMRPAMLVFKKEQ; this is translated from the coding sequence ATGAGCACGCGCTGGAGTTACCAGACGATCGAAGTGAAGACCACGATGATGGGCACCCTGAAGGCCGAAGACATCCAGAGTGAACTGACCCGCCAGGGCCAGCTGGGCTGGGAACTGGTCAACGTCATCATCCCGGCCCCGATGCGCCCGGCCATGCTGGTCTTCAAGAAGGAGCAGTAG
- a CDS encoding alpha/beta hydrolase has protein sequence MSRHRRLIMLSLALLSAPAFAAEPQQVANRLLDHLQAGQIADAEAMLTTQMAEAVPADKLGALWKSLGDLQERGAPEVSTQQGMHLVVVPLKFASGRVNAQVAVDAQDKVAGLMLRPAAADKAPPPPADARYSEVDFSVPQARGALSGTLALPKGEGPFPAVVLVHGSGPQDRDETIGGSRPFLDVARGLAAQGIAVLRYDKRTFARPQDFANDRFTVDDETTLDAEAALASLAADPRVDRKRVFVMGHSQGGMLAPRIASRWPQARGAILWAAPARTLLELLPEQNRYLMALDGSISAPEQAFLDRLDAQIAAARSDIPAPASELPLGVPQSFWKSVEAVNARADAQALHKPLLMLHGGRDFQVPDADWVLWQKALAGRGDVQWQAYPALNHIGIAGSGPSSLQEYAQPGHVDATLIDDVATWIKAQR, from the coding sequence ATGTCCCGTCATCGCAGACTGATCATGTTGTCACTGGCTCTGCTCAGTGCCCCGGCCTTCGCCGCTGAACCACAACAGGTGGCCAATCGGCTGCTTGACCACCTGCAGGCCGGCCAGATCGCCGACGCAGAGGCGATGCTGACCACGCAGATGGCCGAGGCCGTTCCCGCCGACAAGCTGGGCGCGCTGTGGAAGTCACTGGGTGACCTGCAGGAGCGAGGTGCCCCCGAAGTCAGTACGCAGCAGGGCATGCACCTGGTGGTAGTGCCACTGAAGTTCGCCAGCGGCCGCGTCAATGCGCAGGTAGCGGTGGATGCACAGGACAAGGTGGCCGGCCTGATGCTGCGGCCCGCCGCGGCCGACAAGGCACCACCGCCACCGGCCGATGCCCGCTACAGCGAAGTGGACTTCAGCGTGCCGCAGGCGCGCGGCGCCCTGTCTGGCACCCTGGCACTGCCGAAGGGAGAAGGCCCGTTCCCGGCGGTGGTGCTGGTGCATGGCTCGGGTCCGCAGGACCGCGATGAGACGATCGGTGGCAGTCGCCCGTTCCTGGATGTTGCCCGCGGCCTGGCCGCCCAGGGCATCGCCGTGCTGCGCTATGACAAGCGCACCTTCGCCCGCCCGCAGGATTTCGCCAATGACCGCTTCACCGTCGATGACGAGACCACGCTGGATGCGGAGGCTGCACTGGCCAGCCTGGCCGCCGACCCGCGCGTCGACCGCAAGCGCGTGTTCGTGATGGGCCACAGCCAGGGTGGCATGCTCGCCCCGCGCATCGCCAGCCGCTGGCCGCAGGCGCGCGGCGCGATCCTGTGGGCCGCACCTGCACGAACCCTGCTGGAACTGCTGCCGGAACAGAACCGCTACCTGATGGCACTGGACGGCAGCATCAGTGCGCCCGAGCAGGCCTTCCTCGACCGCCTTGACGCCCAGATCGCCGCAGCACGCAGTGATATACCGGCGCCAGCGAGCGAACTGCCACTGGGCGTTCCTCAATCGTTCTGGAAGAGCGTGGAGGCGGTCAACGCACGGGCCGATGCACAGGCCCTGCACAAGCCACTGCTGATGCTGCACGGCGGCCGCGATTTCCAGGTACCCGATGCCGACTGGGTGCTGTGGCAAAAGGCGCTGGCCGGCCGCGGCGACGTGCAGTGGCAGGCCTATCCGGCGCTCAACCACATCGGCATTGCCGGCAGCGGCCCCAGCTCGCTGCAGGAATACGCGCAACCGGGCCATGTCGATGCGACGCTGATCGATGACGTGGCCACCTGGATCAAGGCGCAGCGATGA
- a CDS encoding PH domain-containing protein, whose protein sequence is MSGSDPKRFDVAESSPFRVLWVVLPLLLAFAISVYAQLHTARANAPWVEVTLSPPWFRMGGSAAWSLAVIAALGIGLGLAFFRRRVEFDGDMLDVRSTMYRRREPVAQLRLDQAEVVDLGHDRRYGIRFKTNGYSMPGFHSGHFRLQGGGKGFALVTDRSRVLVLPVRDGSTLLLSLDRPQALLEALRKVAAPAPQQ, encoded by the coding sequence ATGAGCGGCAGCGACCCGAAGCGCTTCGACGTGGCGGAGAGCTCGCCGTTCCGCGTGCTGTGGGTGGTCCTGCCGCTGCTGCTGGCCTTCGCCATCAGCGTCTACGCGCAGCTTCACACCGCCCGCGCCAACGCGCCGTGGGTGGAAGTGACCCTGTCGCCGCCGTGGTTCCGCATGGGCGGCAGCGCGGCATGGAGCCTGGCGGTGATCGCCGCGCTCGGCATCGGGCTGGGCCTGGCCTTCTTCAGGCGCCGGGTTGAGTTCGATGGCGACATGCTGGACGTGCGTTCAACGATGTACCGGCGACGGGAGCCGGTGGCGCAGCTGCGCCTGGACCAGGCCGAGGTGGTCGACCTCGGCCACGATCGCCGCTACGGCATCCGTTTCAAGACCAACGGCTATTCGATGCCGGGCTTCCATTCCGGTCATTTCCGCCTGCAGGGCGGTGGCAAGGGTTTTGCGCTGGTCACCGACCGCAGCCGCGTCCTGGTGCTGCCGGTACGCGATGGCAGCACCCTGCTGCTCAGCCTGGACCGGCCACAGGCGCTGCTGGAGGCACTGCGCAAGGTGGCCGCACCGGCACCGCAGCAGTAA
- a CDS encoding M15 family metallopeptidase: MQRRPPLLINTEAIELWPADLLRARSNADARLLAQAQWVLRRKRDGRYLAAVLARGVHSLVPRLPREPGVEDALALLDARNARPFATSLEDQWLPLAGLQQRLQQLGLDPQRYADDSGLPLEPEPCLLHFAGRDRFARPLWLRRDAAQGWRRMRLHAAQDGIALDAISGFRSHAYQLGIFERKRARGLSVAEILKVNAAPGFSEHHSGYALDIGTPGDAPAEESFEVTAAFAWLRSHAGGHGFQLSYPLDNPHGIVYEPWHWCWKPAKG; the protein is encoded by the coding sequence ATGCAACGACGCCCGCCCCTGCTGATCAATACCGAAGCCATCGAGCTGTGGCCCGCCGATCTGCTGCGCGCACGCAGCAATGCCGATGCACGCCTGCTGGCACAGGCGCAATGGGTGCTGCGGCGCAAGCGTGATGGCCGTTACCTGGCGGCAGTGCTGGCGCGTGGCGTGCATTCGCTGGTACCGCGCCTCCCGCGCGAGCCCGGTGTCGAGGACGCTCTGGCGCTGCTGGATGCACGCAATGCGCGGCCGTTCGCCACGTCACTGGAAGATCAATGGCTGCCACTGGCCGGGCTGCAGCAGCGCCTGCAGCAGCTCGGCCTGGACCCGCAGCGTTACGCCGACGACAGTGGCCTGCCGCTCGAACCCGAACCCTGCCTGCTGCACTTCGCCGGCCGTGATCGTTTCGCTCGCCCCCTTTGGCTGCGCCGCGACGCCGCACAGGGCTGGCGACGCATGCGCCTGCACGCAGCGCAGGATGGCATCGCACTGGATGCCATCTCCGGCTTCCGCAGCCACGCCTACCAACTGGGCATTTTCGAACGGAAGCGCGCGCGCGGCCTGAGCGTGGCGGAGATCCTGAAGGTCAATGCGGCGCCGGGCTTCAGTGAACATCACAGCGGCTACGCGCTGGACATCGGAACACCGGGCGATGCGCCGGCCGAGGAATCGTTCGAAGTGACCGCCGCATTCGCGTGGCTGCGGTCGCACGCGGGCGGTCATGGCTTCCAGCTGAGCTATCCTCTCGACAACCCGCACGGCATCGTCTACGAACCGTGGCACTGGTGCTGGAAGCCGGCCAAAGGCTGA
- a CDS encoding M2 family metallopeptidase codes for MKHRHLLLASAIAAATLALAACKKEPTPGTDTASSSAPAGETADQFVARINAEFKAAYPEMTSAQWLSSTYINSDSERIAAKANERSLTQLNSWIEQAAKFDGKPMSEDSKRAIHLLKLMSSMPAPRDPAKLAELTQIATRMEGSYGAGKYCTDANDPNSCRQLGELEQVLARSRDYDKQLDAWQGWHSTTKSMRGDYQKFVGLVNEGAKGMGFTDAGQMWRSGYDMPPEQIGPETDRLWEQVKPMYEQLHCYARGKLDKTYGKDKAEVGNGLIAAHLLGNMWQQDWSNLWDQLEPYPGAGSLDITAALEKQYQTNLSAALAKAGKDANVTAQYKAQREAELRTAKQMTERAQDFYVSLGMPSLPQSYWEKTQFIKPDDRDVVCHASAWDMNMEGDVRTKMCIKPNEENFTTIYHELGHIYYDLAYNPLPPLFQGGANDGFHEAIGDTIVLAMTPKYLSSIGLVDAPTESREAVINNQMRMALSGVSFLPFGLMIDRWRWGVFDGSITADNYNKAWWDLKAKYQGVAPASTRGEEFFDPGAKYHVPGNTPYTRYFLARILQFQFYKGLCDASGYKGPLHECTFYGNKEAGQKYWAMLSKGASQPWQATLKELTGTDKLDAGPMIEYFTPVNEWLKQQNEGQMCGWQANAAPAAK; via the coding sequence GTGAAACACCGTCATCTCCTGCTGGCCTCGGCAATCGCCGCCGCCACGCTGGCCCTGGCCGCCTGCAAGAAGGAACCCACCCCAGGCACTGATACCGCCAGCAGCAGCGCTCCGGCCGGCGAAACCGCCGACCAGTTCGTGGCCCGCATCAATGCCGAATTCAAGGCCGCCTACCCGGAGATGACCTCGGCGCAGTGGCTGTCCTCCACCTACATCAACAGCGATTCCGAACGCATCGCGGCCAAGGCCAACGAGCGCTCGCTGACCCAGCTCAACAGCTGGATCGAGCAGGCCGCCAAGTTCGATGGCAAGCCGATGAGCGAAGACAGCAAGCGCGCCATCCACCTGCTGAAGCTGATGTCCTCGATGCCGGCGCCGCGCGACCCGGCCAAGCTGGCCGAGCTGACCCAGATCGCCACCCGCATGGAAGGCAGTTACGGTGCCGGCAAGTACTGCACCGATGCCAATGATCCGAACTCCTGCCGCCAGCTTGGCGAGCTGGAGCAGGTGCTGGCACGCAGCCGCGACTACGACAAGCAGCTCGATGCGTGGCAGGGCTGGCACAGCACCACCAAGAGCATGCGCGGCGACTACCAGAAATTCGTCGGCCTGGTGAACGAAGGCGCCAAGGGTATGGGCTTCACCGATGCCGGCCAGATGTGGCGCAGCGGCTACGACATGCCGCCGGAGCAGATCGGCCCGGAAACCGACCGCCTGTGGGAGCAGGTCAAGCCGATGTACGAGCAGCTGCACTGCTACGCACGCGGCAAGCTGGACAAGACCTACGGCAAGGACAAGGCCGAAGTGGGCAACGGCCTGATCGCCGCGCACCTGCTGGGCAACATGTGGCAGCAGGACTGGTCGAACCTGTGGGACCAGCTGGAACCGTACCCGGGCGCCGGTAGCCTGGACATCACCGCGGCGCTGGAAAAGCAGTACCAGACCAACCTGAGCGCGGCGCTGGCCAAGGCCGGCAAGGACGCCAACGTCACCGCGCAGTACAAGGCGCAGCGCGAGGCCGAACTGCGTACCGCCAAGCAGATGACCGAGCGCGCGCAGGACTTCTACGTGTCGCTGGGCATGCCGTCGCTGCCGCAGTCATACTGGGAAAAAACCCAGTTCATCAAGCCCGATGACCGCGACGTGGTCTGCCACGCCAGCGCCTGGGACATGAACATGGAAGGCGATGTGCGCACCAAGATGTGCATCAAGCCGAACGAAGAGAACTTCACCACCATCTACCACGAGCTGGGCCACATCTATTACGACCTGGCCTACAACCCGCTGCCGCCGCTGTTCCAGGGCGGTGCCAATGATGGCTTCCATGAAGCGATCGGCGACACCATCGTGCTGGCGATGACGCCCAAGTACCTCAGCTCGATCGGCCTGGTCGACGCGCCGACCGAGAGCCGCGAGGCGGTCATCAACAACCAGATGCGCATGGCGCTGTCCGGTGTGTCGTTCCTGCCGTTCGGCCTGATGATCGACCGTTGGCGCTGGGGCGTGTTCGACGGTTCCATCACTGCCGACAACTACAACAAGGCGTGGTGGGACCTGAAGGCCAAGTACCAGGGCGTGGCCCCGGCCAGCACCCGTGGCGAGGAGTTCTTCGACCCGGGCGCGAAGTACCACGTGCCCGGCAACACCCCCTACACCCGCTACTTCCTGGCGCGCATCCTGCAGTTCCAGTTCTACAAGGGCCTGTGCGACGCGTCGGGCTACAAGGGCCCGCTGCATGAGTGCACCTTCTACGGCAACAAGGAAGCCGGCCAGAAGTACTGGGCAATGCTGAGCAAGGGTGCCAGCCAGCCGTGGCAGGCCACGCTGAAGGAGCTGACCGGTACCGACAAGCTCGATGCCGGCCCGATGATCGAGTACTTCACCCCGGTCAACGAGTGGCTGAAGCAGCAGAACGAAGGCCAGATGTGCGGCTGGCAGGCCAACGCGGCCCCGGCGGCGAAATGA